One Glutamicibacter halophytocola DNA segment encodes these proteins:
- a CDS encoding MFS transporter, whose amino-acid sequence MTAYLSGGKLLLAILALAMGGFGIGVTEFSMMGLLQEGALDLDVSNSQMGLMISAYAIGVVVGAPVLTAVAAKIPRKRAVQLLILFFTLANLSSAFAPDYNTMLITRFLAGLPHGAYFGLAGVLAGSLVPGTMRGRAIAWVMLGLSVANVIGVPLVTTLGQQAGWRSMFYIVAFIGLITAVLITLFIPWRKAEPGASIRRELTALKSPQVWLAMATGIVGFGGFFAVYSYISPTLTEESGLKITLVPIALALYGLGMVVGSLIGGRIADWSVFGAIKLSSVLMAATMLVFAAVASWIIPTMIMVFVLGAVGSLLIPSLQTLLMDSAPHAQSLAASLNHSALNVANALGAALGAVVISAGFGYRAPSMVGAGLAVLGLLIAMITQARAKKVGLLVGRDAIAAHEHTVVD is encoded by the coding sequence ATGACTGCCTACCTATCCGGCGGAAAACTACTATTGGCGATCCTCGCTCTGGCCATGGGCGGCTTTGGCATCGGCGTTACCGAATTTTCGATGATGGGCCTGCTCCAAGAAGGCGCCCTCGACCTCGATGTCAGCAACTCGCAGATGGGCCTGATGATCAGCGCCTACGCCATCGGCGTGGTGGTCGGCGCTCCGGTGCTCACCGCCGTGGCCGCCAAGATCCCGCGCAAGCGCGCGGTGCAGCTGCTAATCCTCTTCTTTACCCTCGCGAACCTTTCCTCGGCGTTCGCGCCCGACTACAACACCATGTTGATTACCCGCTTCCTTGCCGGGTTGCCTCACGGCGCCTACTTCGGACTGGCCGGCGTGCTGGCCGGAAGCCTGGTTCCTGGAACCATGCGCGGCCGCGCCATTGCCTGGGTGATGCTCGGCCTTTCGGTCGCCAACGTCATTGGCGTGCCGCTGGTTACGACGCTGGGACAGCAGGCTGGTTGGCGTTCGATGTTCTACATCGTTGCGTTCATCGGGCTGATTACCGCGGTACTGATCACGTTGTTTATTCCGTGGCGCAAAGCTGAACCAGGTGCCAGCATCCGACGCGAGCTGACGGCGCTGAAAAGCCCGCAGGTTTGGCTGGCCATGGCCACCGGCATCGTGGGCTTCGGCGGCTTCTTTGCGGTGTATTCCTACATCTCGCCAACGCTGACCGAAGAATCGGGACTCAAGATCACCTTGGTACCGATCGCCCTGGCGCTCTACGGGCTGGGCATGGTGGTCGGCTCGCTGATTGGTGGGCGCATCGCGGACTGGTCGGTCTTTGGCGCCATCAAGCTTTCCAGCGTTCTGATGGCAGCCACCATGCTGGTATTCGCGGCGGTGGCCAGCTGGATCATCCCGACGATGATCATGGTGTTCGTGCTGGGAGCCGTCGGTTCGCTATTGATCCCGAGCCTGCAGACACTGCTCATGGACTCGGCGCCGCACGCCCAGTCGCTGGCTGCTTCGCTGAACCACTCGGCCTTGAATGTCGCTAACGCCTTGGGTGCAGCTTTGGGGGCTGTGGTGATTTCAGCAGGTTTCGGCTACCGCGCCCCATCCATGGTGGGCGCAGGCCTGGCGGTCCTGGGCCTGCTGATCGCCATGATCACCCAGGCGCGAGCCAAGAAGGTTGGCCTGCTCGTGGGCCGCGATGCAATTGCAGCCCACGAGCACACCGTCGTCGACTAG
- a CDS encoding carbohydrate kinase family protein: MVSIQVAGEALVDIVNSVAHPGGSPLNVAVGLGRLGHEVTLATDLGTDEHGQLIADHLQGSGVELAEGSQSEAPTSTATVVLDESANASYEFELNCSLGKLAASEASLLHTGSIAAFRSPSAQKLIDLFLSAPPHQLRSYDPNLRPALVGDRAKAVSHIEKLSSLSHVVKLSDEDSMWLYPGWDTDRVLEHLLDLGASLAVMTFGARGAEARTRNCEVVVPSLSVPTADTVGAGDAFMAGLLHGIVDGPLAQNLRDGSTLDRAELETALQIAAACAGMTVARTGANPPTLSELNEFMAGAGR, from the coding sequence ATGGTTTCAATTCAGGTTGCCGGCGAGGCATTGGTGGACATCGTCAACTCCGTGGCCCATCCCGGAGGTTCTCCGCTGAATGTCGCGGTGGGCCTGGGCCGGCTGGGCCATGAGGTCACGCTGGCCACGGATCTTGGCACAGATGAGCATGGGCAGCTGATCGCCGATCACCTGCAGGGCTCGGGAGTCGAGCTGGCTGAAGGATCGCAGTCGGAAGCGCCAACCTCCACGGCCACCGTGGTGCTCGATGAGTCCGCCAATGCCAGCTACGAATTCGAGTTGAACTGCAGCTTGGGCAAGCTGGCCGCGAGCGAGGCGTCGCTGCTGCACACCGGGTCCATCGCCGCCTTCCGCTCCCCCAGCGCGCAGAAGCTGATCGACCTGTTCCTCTCCGCGCCGCCCCACCAGCTGCGCAGCTACGACCCGAACCTGCGTCCAGCCCTGGTTGGGGACCGGGCCAAAGCCGTCAGCCATATCGAGAAGCTGAGCTCCTTGTCCCATGTGGTCAAGCTCAGCGACGAGGATTCAATGTGGCTGTACCCCGGGTGGGATACCGACCGCGTGCTGGAGCATCTGCTGGACCTTGGAGCTTCCCTGGCCGTGATGACCTTTGGCGCCCGCGGCGCCGAAGCGCGCACCCGGAATTGCGAAGTCGTGGTCCCCTCGCTTTCGGTGCCCACCGCTGACACCGTGGGTGCCGGGGATGCGTTCATGGCAGGGCTGCTGCATGGAATCGTTGATGGCCCGCTGGCCCAGAACCTGCGTGATGGCAGCACGCTGGATCGCGCCGAGCTGGAGACGGCATTGCAGATCGCGGCCGCTTGCGCAGGGATGACCGTTGCCCGCACCGGTGCCAACCCGCCAACGCTGAGCGAGCTCAACGAGTTCATGGCCGGGGCCGGGCGCTAG
- a CDS encoding uroporphyrinogen-III synthase: MNIAKPLAGFRIAVTSDRRSAELIEAFERRGAEVTHTPLLRLAPLDDEQQLLAQTHKLIEARPQVVVITTAYGLRRWLDTAEAAGIGDELISAFSQSDLYVRGSKAHGSVRALGLEPAGVAKDGRSSSLLEMLKGKLASATVALQLHADSDHGMPQQMREFGARRVIKVEPYRWQDTSSDTGISALVEGLCAAHFDAVTFTSAPSVHALFAAANARNRLPALQRSLAERVAVATVGPVTASPLEEAGINPLVPERHRMGAMIGQLVEHLGSLGTLQAQTVHGQVQLRGRTLSIQDQNCELTPGQAELVRALIEAGGSVLSRDELSAALPEVSSRHALDMTLSRLRRALPQPEIISTVIKRGYRLNV; the protein is encoded by the coding sequence ATGAATATCGCGAAACCCTTGGCTGGATTCCGCATCGCCGTAACCAGCGATCGGCGTTCAGCCGAATTGATCGAAGCCTTTGAACGGCGTGGCGCTGAGGTTACCCACACCCCGCTGCTGCGCCTGGCCCCGCTGGATGACGAGCAGCAGCTGCTGGCGCAGACCCACAAGCTGATCGAGGCCCGGCCGCAGGTTGTGGTGATCACCACCGCCTACGGGCTGCGGCGTTGGCTCGATACCGCCGAGGCGGCCGGGATCGGCGACGAGTTGATCTCCGCCTTCAGCCAGTCCGACCTCTATGTGCGCGGGTCCAAGGCCCATGGGTCGGTGCGGGCGCTGGGCCTGGAGCCGGCCGGCGTGGCCAAGGACGGGCGCAGCTCTTCGCTGCTTGAGATGCTCAAGGGCAAGCTTGCTTCAGCCACCGTGGCCCTGCAGCTGCACGCCGACTCGGATCATGGGATGCCGCAGCAGATGCGCGAATTCGGGGCGCGGCGGGTGATCAAGGTCGAGCCCTACCGCTGGCAGGACACCAGCAGCGACACCGGGATTTCGGCTTTGGTGGAGGGCTTGTGCGCGGCGCACTTCGACGCGGTGACCTTCACCAGCGCACCGAGCGTGCACGCGCTATTTGCCGCCGCCAATGCGCGCAATCGGCTCCCCGCCCTGCAGCGTTCCTTGGCCGAGCGCGTGGCCGTGGCCACCGTTGGGCCAGTGACCGCTTCCCCGCTGGAAGAAGCCGGCATCAATCCGCTGGTTCCCGAACGCCACCGCATGGGCGCGATGATCGGCCAGCTGGTTGAGCATCTGGGTTCGCTGGGCACCTTGCAGGCGCAAACCGTGCATGGCCAGGTGCAGCTGCGCGGGCGCACCCTGTCCATCCAGGACCAGAATTGCGAGCTGACTCCGGGGCAGGCCGAGCTGGTGCGCGCGCTGATCGAGGCCGGCGGCAGCGTGCTCTCGCGCGATGAGCTCAGCGCCGCCCTGCCCGAGGTCAGCTCGCGGCACGCGTTGGATATGACGCTGAGCCGGCTGCGCCGGGCCTTGCCCCAGCCGGAAATCATCAGCACGGTGATCAAGCGCGGGTACCGGCTGAACGTCTAG
- a CDS encoding endonuclease/exonuclease/phosphatase family protein: MSHASHQRLSAPLIIARVFFVLLCLALAGLMVFHQQVPDLLGLGLVVDNLAPWAGLGIPVLLVIALVVRGRASFIGLLVPVVVWSVLFGSSFIPHAKYAPQASLEVATQNVHESAGLQAARELAASGAQVITLQEIGQGQEEQISQELSETHPYRYMVSTVGVWSAYPLKNAQPLDLGLGWNRALRVDVSTEHGDVRLYAVHAASARPTGHHERDAMLASLASYVQADDSAKIIAAGDFNATSTDRHFAPVLDALDEAAYSDWGLAMTWPRSPFPVLGIDHMMLRGVASADLKRLPIGDSDHYALQATIDLDNAH; the protein is encoded by the coding sequence ATGTCTCATGCATCGCACCAACGCCTTTCGGCCCCGCTGATTATCGCGAGGGTCTTCTTTGTCCTGCTTTGCTTAGCGCTGGCAGGGCTGATGGTATTCCATCAGCAGGTCCCCGACCTTCTGGGCCTTGGCCTGGTCGTGGACAACCTTGCGCCCTGGGCAGGCTTGGGGATCCCCGTATTGCTAGTCATCGCCCTGGTGGTGCGCGGACGAGCCAGCTTCATCGGACTGCTGGTTCCCGTGGTGGTGTGGTCGGTGCTTTTTGGCAGCAGCTTCATTCCGCATGCAAAGTACGCGCCGCAAGCCTCGCTAGAAGTGGCCACGCAAAATGTCCACGAGTCGGCTGGGCTGCAAGCGGCCCGGGAACTGGCCGCTTCCGGGGCGCAGGTCATCACTCTGCAGGAGATCGGGCAGGGACAGGAAGAGCAGATCAGCCAGGAGCTGTCCGAAACCCACCCCTACCGGTACATGGTCAGCACCGTGGGCGTATGGAGCGCCTACCCATTGAAGAATGCGCAGCCGCTGGATCTGGGGCTGGGCTGGAATCGCGCCTTGCGTGTTGATGTCAGCACCGAGCATGGCGACGTGCGGCTGTACGCGGTGCATGCCGCTTCGGCCCGGCCTACCGGACATCATGAACGCGATGCCATGCTCGCCTCGCTGGCCAGCTATGTCCAGGCCGATGATTCAGCGAAGATCATTGCCGCCGGCGACTTCAACGCCACCAGCACGGACCGGCACTTTGCCCCGGTCCTGGATGCCTTGGACGAGGCGGCCTACAGCGATTGGGGGCTGGCGATGACCTGGCCGCGCTCCCCCTTCCCGGTGCTCGGGATCGACCACATGATGCTGCGCGGAGTGGCCTCGGCCGATCTGAAGCGCCTGCCGATCGGCGATTCGGATCACTACGCCCTGCAAGCCACCATCGATCTGGACAACGCGCATTAG
- a CDS encoding alpha-ketoglutarate-dependent dioxygenase AlkB family protein produces the protein MESLFDDSALARAGGIVRPGVWHLPGWLSPAAQDWIVARFFQWGHGPVPPHRTHINGHPMSVQSLSLGWHWSPNRYSKTADDLGGAPVAPMEQWLVRLGQNAVAEATGDAQRAAAYLPDAAIVNFYDHQATMGMHQDADERINAPVVSLSIGDSATFRLGNTENRNRPWQDLRLASGDLLIFDGPARFAYHGVTRIHPSTAPAGCHLGAGRINITLRQTGLQAI, from the coding sequence ATGGAATCGCTTTTTGATGACAGTGCCTTGGCCCGCGCCGGGGGAATAGTGCGACCCGGGGTGTGGCATCTGCCCGGCTGGCTCAGCCCCGCCGCGCAGGATTGGATCGTTGCACGCTTTTTCCAGTGGGGACACGGACCCGTCCCGCCCCACCGCACGCACATCAATGGCCATCCCATGAGTGTGCAATCGCTGAGTTTGGGCTGGCATTGGAGCCCAAACCGCTATTCAAAAACCGCCGACGACCTCGGCGGCGCACCGGTGGCGCCGATGGAACAATGGCTGGTGCGACTGGGCCAGAACGCCGTGGCCGAAGCCACCGGCGATGCCCAGCGCGCCGCAGCCTATCTTCCCGATGCCGCCATCGTGAATTTCTACGACCACCAGGCCACCATGGGCATGCACCAAGATGCCGACGAGCGGATTAACGCGCCGGTGGTTTCGCTGTCCATCGGCGACTCGGCAACCTTCCGCCTGGGCAACACCGAGAACCGGAACCGGCCATGGCAAGACCTGCGCCTGGCCTCCGGGGACCTGCTCATCTTTGATGGCCCGGCGCGCTTTGCCTATCACGGGGTGACCAGGATCCACCCTTCAACGGCCCCTGCCGGGTGCCATCTGGGTGCTGGGCGCATCAACATCACCCTGCGCCAAACCGGGCTGCAGGCCATTTAG
- a CDS encoding IclR family transcriptional regulator, protein MGSKVPASDNTLRILQLLASRKAPTPAAMIATLLDLPRSSVYQLLAVMNERGFVTHYPEDKSYGLGIAAFELSSAYTRQEPLARLGAPLIAQLVDKVGESAHLAILHGSDVLYIVEERAKGRPSLVTDVGVRLPSHLTASGRAILAALPKSQVRALYPSAANFSDRVERSSITGYAQLRRELEQCSQRGYAVERGDVTPDFHSLAVEIRDAGNWPVAAVAVTFLADRVPEEQWDKLLKQIRSTAALITTRIQGKRPAGPSMAG, encoded by the coding sequence ATGGGTAGCAAGGTCCCGGCATCGGATAACACCCTGAGGATCCTCCAGCTGCTGGCCAGCAGGAAGGCTCCTACTCCGGCAGCCATGATTGCCACCCTGCTCGATTTGCCCCGCTCCAGCGTTTACCAGCTGCTCGCGGTCATGAACGAGCGTGGATTTGTCACCCATTATCCGGAGGACAAGTCCTATGGCTTGGGGATCGCGGCTTTTGAGCTTTCCAGCGCCTACACCCGGCAGGAACCGCTGGCCCGGCTTGGCGCACCGCTCATCGCCCAGCTGGTGGACAAGGTCGGCGAGAGCGCGCATCTGGCAATCCTGCATGGATCCGATGTCTTGTACATCGTGGAAGAACGCGCCAAAGGCCGCCCGTCGCTGGTCACCGATGTAGGGGTGCGCTTGCCTTCGCATCTGACTGCTTCGGGAAGGGCCATCTTGGCGGCCTTGCCCAAATCCCAGGTGCGCGCGCTGTATCCCAGCGCGGCCAATTTCTCGGATCGCGTGGAACGCTCTTCGATCACCGGCTACGCGCAATTGCGCCGCGAGCTGGAGCAGTGCTCGCAGCGCGGCTACGCAGTGGAACGAGGGGATGTCACCCCGGACTTCCACTCGCTCGCGGTGGAAATCCGGGATGCCGGCAACTGGCCGGTGGCCGCCGTGGCAGTTACCTTCCTGGCAGACCGGGTGCCCGAGGAACAGTGGGACAAGCTGCTCAAGCAGATCCGTTCGACCGCGGCACTGATCACCACGCGAATTCAGGGAAAGCGTCCGGCGGGCCCCTCGATGGCCGGCTAG
- the cobA gene encoding uroporphyrinogen-III C-methyltransferase, which translates to MIGIDLELSQCMVLIAGSRSASKTTADRFSAEGCSLLFAEDAQQALGQLEQAGLLVICDHRPERFDQVAAAAKVPVLRAAPSAATGSITLLGGGPGALDLMTLRGVRALAEAEVVFADRLGPSEHLAVLAPQATIIDAGKLPGHHKLTQRQIEARMIEAAQAGAKVVRLKGGDPFVFGRGFEEVAAAAAAKIPVSVIPGLSSCITVPAAAGIPVTARGVNTMFTVVSGHDPLGEQQLEQLAKLGGTIVILMGMGTIEQTVSGLLRVGMAKDMPCAIVQSGTTDIQRTSHAPLSSLAEVARAHSNPAVIVIGEVAQLPQSLLDAVPAASTEPALERA; encoded by the coding sequence ATGATCGGCATAGACCTCGAGCTTTCCCAGTGCATGGTGCTGATCGCAGGCAGCCGATCCGCCAGCAAAACCACCGCCGACCGCTTCAGTGCCGAAGGCTGCAGCCTCCTGTTTGCCGAGGATGCGCAGCAGGCGCTGGGGCAGCTGGAACAGGCGGGCCTGCTGGTGATTTGCGATCACCGTCCCGAGCGCTTTGACCAGGTGGCCGCCGCGGCCAAGGTCCCGGTGCTGCGGGCTGCCCCGTCCGCTGCCACCGGCTCGATCACCTTGCTCGGCGGCGGACCAGGCGCCTTGGACCTGATGACCCTTCGCGGGGTGCGCGCCCTGGCCGAGGCCGAGGTGGTCTTCGCCGATCGGCTCGGTCCCAGCGAGCATCTTGCGGTCCTGGCGCCGCAGGCCACCATCATCGACGCGGGCAAGCTGCCCGGCCACCACAAGCTCACCCAGCGCCAGATCGAAGCGCGGATGATCGAGGCGGCGCAGGCCGGTGCCAAGGTTGTCCGGCTCAAGGGCGGGGACCCCTTTGTTTTCGGCCGCGGCTTTGAAGAAGTCGCCGCAGCCGCCGCGGCCAAGATCCCGGTCAGCGTGATTCCAGGGTTGAGCTCCTGCATCACCGTGCCGGCAGCCGCGGGCATTCCGGTGACAGCCCGCGGGGTGAACACCATGTTCACCGTGGTCTCCGGGCACGATCCGCTCGGCGAGCAGCAGCTGGAGCAGTTGGCCAAGCTGGGCGGCACGATCGTGATCCTGATGGGCATGGGAACCATCGAGCAGACCGTCTCGGGGCTGCTTCGGGTGGGAATGGCCAAGGACATGCCCTGCGCCATCGTGCAGTCGGGCACCACCGATATCCAGCGCACCAGCCATGCGCCACTCTCCTCCCTGGCCGAGGTGGCCCGCGCGCACTCGAATCCGGCCGTGATCGTCATCGGCGAGGTGGCGCAATTGCCGCAGTCCTTGCTCGATGCGGTGCCGGCCGCCAGTACCGAACCTGCTTTGGAGAGAGCCTGA